GCGACGACGACGTCGGAGCGGCTGACGCCGGCAGCCTCCAGCACGAAGGGGTCGCAGCCGTCGCCAACGACCGTCACTTGACGATCGATCAAGCGTTCGAGCATCTTGGCCTTGCGGTCGTCTTTCTCGATGACCACGACTTCATGACCCTGATTGAGGAGCGCGCGAGTGAGATACGTGCCCACTTTGCCGCCGCCGACGATGAGAATAAACATGATTACGCGGGTACCTTCGACAGGGGCGTGACGTGCGGAAAGCGCTCGGCGAAATCACTGATGGCGTTCGGAGCCACCACTGCGCTGATCTCATCGCCTTCTTCCAGGATCAAGTCGCTCGATGCGACCATCACTTGCTCAACCCCGCGACGAACGGCCGCGATCCGGATGCGTCCGGATTCCTCGATCTCGCTCACGCGCTTGCCGGCATGCGCGGGTCCGACGAGCGCGCAGAGCGATGTAAGTTTGCCAAGGTCGAAATTCAACGAATCCCACGGCGCTTCGATCAATACGTCGCGGATGAGTTTGGCGCCCACGGTCGTCGGACAAACGGTCTGTACGCCGAGCTCGCGATACATTTGTCCGCGGGGAGGATCGTAAATACGGGCGACGATGCGTTTGATCTTAAACATGCGCTGCGCGATCAGCGCTGCCATGATGTTGCGATTGTCGCCATTGGTGACGGCGACAAAGCCGTCGGCGCTGGCCGCGCCCGCGCGCTTGAGCACGTCGTAGTCGATGCCCGTGCCCACAACTTCATGGCCTTTGAACTTCGGACCGAGACGCTTAAAGGCGCCGGCATTTTCGTCGACGACGATAACTTCGTGCCCGTCGGAGTCGAGGAGCTTCGCGAGTGCGGATCCGACGCGTCCGCAGCCGACGATGACGTATCTCATGTATCAATGAACGACGTTCAGAAGACTCTCAGTTTTACCCTCGTTTCGCAAGGCCCCTGCACCCTGGGCACAAGGAGGCGGCTGTGGATGCGTGAAAGCTACCGGCTTCTTCGGGGCGTGGCTCAGCTTGGTAGAGCGCTTCGTTCGGGACGAAGAGGTCGCACGTTCAAATCGTGTCGCCCCGATTTTCCTCTCCTAGGAAAAGCGTTTGTTCTCGAAATTTAATACAGCCGCGCGCCGCGTTTTGCGCATAGCAGAGCAAGAGTGCCGGAATCATAGCCATTACTACGTCGGTGCGGAGCACTTGCTCGTTGCCCTTCTTGAGGAACGCGATCAGACGATGCTGCGTTCACTCGATGCCGAGGGGGTTGACGTGCCGGAAGTGCACGCAGAGGTCCGGCGAGCGCTTGGCACGGGCGACGAGCGGGTTTGGGAGGGCATTCTCATCACGCCGCGGCTGCGCCGAATCGTGGCCCTTGCCGAAGCGCGCGCGGTCAACCGGGAGATTGGTCCATTCGACCTCTTTGAAGCGCTGAAAAATGAAGGAGGAAGCTCGGCGGCAGAAATTTTGCGACGCGCCGCCTCGCGAAACACCGCTTCGACCGTCGAGTAACGAGCTTCGTGGAGCACCTCCAACAGGCGGTGATCGGCCTCATCGATCATTATGGCTACGTCGGGCTCTTTATTGCGCTGACGTTGGGAAATTTCGGCGTACCGATCGGCAGCGAGATCGTTCTTCCAGTTTCGGGAGCCTTGACCGCCGCGGGCCATCTCAGGAGTTTGTGGCTGACCGTTGTGGTGGCGCTGGCCGGCGAGCTCGCCGGCGGCTCGGTTGGATATGCGCTTGGGCGTTACGGGGGCGTTCCGATGATCGAGCGGTACGGGAAGTACATCCACTTTACGCACGCGCGCCTCATTGGCGTGCACCGCTTCTTCGAGCGATGGGGAAACTTTGCGATCTTCGTGTGCCGCTTCGTGCCCTTCGTGCGGGGCATCGTCGCAATTCCCGCAGGGATAGCGGAAATGAATCTTGGGGCGTTCTATCTTTGGACGTTTCTCGGCTCGCTCGTCTTTTGCACGTTCCTGATCTTGCTGGGCAATGCGTTTGGATCGCACCTATCGACCTTGCTGCCGTTGCTCCATCGCGGCGGTTACTTCGTGCTTGCCGTCGCCGTCGCTGTTCTGATAGCGGGGGGTGTCGTCGTGCGTCTTCGCGCCCGCCAAACGGGAGCGAGGTGAAACAGGTTCCCGCAGCGGCGCAGATTCCCGACGCGCCCGGCGTCTATCTGATGGCCGACGAACGCGGCGAGATTCTCTACATCGGGAAAGCCATTTCGCTTCGCAGTCGCGTGCGTTCCTATTTTCAAGAAGGCGCCGTTCACCAAACTCGAATCGCCGCAATGGTCGAAAAGGTCGCCGACGTTCGCACCATCGTCGTCACGAACGAAGTCGAAGCGCTCATCCTCGAAGCGAATTTGATCAAACGGCACCAGCCGCCATTCAACGTTCGGCTGCGCGACGACAAACGCTATCCCTATCTCAAAGTGACGAACGAGCCGTTTCCCCGAGTCGTCTTCACGCGTTTCGTGCGCAACGACGGTGCCCGCTATTTTGGTCCCTATACGAACGCGCACGGCCTGCGCGAGCTCATCGACCTCGTGCGGCTCGTCTTTCCTTTGCGCACGTGTCGCGAACCGATCGACGGGCGGCGGCGACGACCGTGCCTTCAGTATCATATCAAGCGCTGCATGGCGCCATGCGTCGGCTTCCAGACCGAGGAAGAATACAATCGGACCATCGACGAGGTCGTGCTTTTCCTCGAAGGCAAGCAGGAGTCGCTCCTGGCTCGCCTGCAGCGCGAGATGAGCGAGTCGGCCGAGCACTTCAACTTCGAAGCCGCGGCGCGCCTGCGGGACCGCATCGTCGCGGTGCGGCGCGTTACGGAAGCGCAAAAAGTCGTCTGGCGATCGCGGCTCGACATGGACCTCGTCGCGGTCGCTCGCGCGCGGGGTCAGGCGTGCATGCAAGTGTTTCTGGTGCGACGCGGCAAGCTGATCGGCCAAGAGCATTTTATTCTCGATGGCGTCTACGAACAATCCGATGAAGTCCTAACCGGCGAATTCCTCAAGCAGTTTTACACCGCTCGGACCGCCGGGGCAGCCGCCGAACCGACGCTTTCGCCGATGCGCGTCGCGCGCGACAATCAAGCTCCGGTCCCGGAAAAGCGCCGCAACGCGGCGTCGAGACCAGCTGCGGCGTCGGTGCCCAAGGAGTTGCTCGTTTCGGCATTGCCGGGCGAGCGAGAGACGATCGAGCAGTGGCTTTCGGGCGTCAAAGGGCAGCGCGTTCGCATCCTACAGCCGCAACGCGGCACGCGCGCCGAGTACATGCGACTGGTGCAGCAGAACGCCGAGCAGAACCTCAAAGCTTTTCTCGCCCATCAGGAAGTACAGGAAACCGCGCAGGCGCGTTCGCTCACCGACTTGGCCGACGCGCTTGAGTTGCCCGAGCTGCCGCATCGCATCGAATGCTACGACGTTTCGAACATTCAGGGCACGAATCCAACGGCCTCGATGGTGGTGTTCGTCGAAGGACGCGCGAAGAAGAGCGAATATCGAAAATTCAAGATTCAGTACGATCGTGGACCAAACGACTTTGCGATGATGCAGGAGACGCTCCGGCGTCGTCTTCGTTATCTGCGGCGTGAAACCGATCGCACCGAAACTCCGATCGAGCGCGAGCTGGCCAAGAAAGAGAAGTTCAACAAGAAACCGGACTTGCTGCTGATCGACGGTGGAAAAGGTCAGCTCAGCGCGGTCGTCGAGGTTCTCGAAGAACTGGATATGACGGGTCTTGCCGTTGCGGGCTTGGCCAAAGAGCACGAATGGCTGTACTTGCCGCACCAGTCCGACCCTATCGTCTTGCCTTCGAACTCCCCGGCGCTGCATTTGATCCAGCGCATCCGCGACGAAGCACACCGGTTCGCGGTGACCTATCATCGGCAGCGTCGAGCCAAATCGATGACGCGCTCGGTTCTCGATGCGCTTGCCGGAGTCGGCCCCGTCCGCAAGAAGCGCTTACTGGCGGCATTCGGCTCGCCCGCGGCAATTCGTCGCGCCAAGGTCGATGAAATTGCCGCGATCAAAGGGATGACGCCTGCGTTGGCCGCAAAGATCAAGCAGGAACTGGAAGGAGGCTATCGATCGTGAACTGGTTTCTCAGGTTTCTCATCAATGCCATCGTCCTCTACCTGATTGCGAAATACGTCCCGGGATTCTATCACAATCCGGGAATCTGGAATGCCGTCGGCGCCGCTATCGTCTTCGGTCTGGTTAACATGCTGATCGGACCGGTGCTGCGGTTGATCTCCCTGCCGCTCACGTGGGTCACCCACGGACTCTTTTCTTTCGTAATCAACTACATACTCTTCGCCATTACCATTCATTTCGTGCATTTTTACGACCCCGCCAGCGGCGTGAACCCATGGCTTGCCGATCTGTATGGGACTATCATCATGACGATCGTGTCGACGCTCATGAATCAGGGAAGCGAAGCGGAAGCGCGCCGGTATACGTCGTAGCCGGCAAGCCGTCGCCGAGCGAAACCAACGGTTGCTTCGGCGTGTTATAATCGGCGTACCTCAGTGAACATGGGGCTGAAATAGGTTCGACAGGAACGTCGTAAGCGGCGTTAGCAGGCGGAGTTGCGAGCCCTCCTAAAACGATCGCAACGGCAATAACTGCCAATCACGAATACGCACTGGCTGCCTAATCTAGGCTAGTCACCGGACGCAGAGAGTCGGCCCGAACCACTCTGCCCTCCGGTCACAAACTCGGGCTGGCACGGTCGCCTGATTCGACGGCCGTGCGAGATCAAGAGTCTGCAGCGAACGGTAAGCCACGCTTCGAGGCGTCCGTTCGATCAAGAAAAATTCGAAGCTGAGCCTGGAGAACGCGCCGATTAGGCGTCCTGGACTCGGGGGGCAGTACCCCGACAGCTCCACCAATCCTTGCTGCGTTGTCCGCGCTTAAAGCGCAACCTCGACGCCGAGCTTTACACACTGATTCGGGCGGATTTCCAAGTCGTCGGGCAGCGGCCGCGCATTGCGCAGGAGCACCATAAAATAGTTGCGCTGCCACGCCGGCAGGGGGTTTTGACGATCTACTTCGATTCGCGGGTCGGCATACAAGAATGAGGTGTCGTCCGAATCGATCCGCAGCCCCTTGGCCTGGCAGGCGTCGGTGACGGTCTTCATCAGCGGGGACTCCATGTAGCCAAACCTCGCCTTTACTCGGTGGACGCGTGTGTTGATGCGGTCGACAGTGACGCGTTCGTCCCGCGTGACATACGGGTGCGCCGCACGAATGAACGTGAGGAGAATGATATTTTCCTCGGCGGCGCGCAAGCGAATCCAACCTCGTTTCGAGTCGGCGACGAAAGGCATACCGTCCGAGTCGCCCGTTAAGAAGACCATCGTTCCTTTCGCGGGCTCCTTCGCGGGCGGAGAGTCGCGCACGTATTGCTCGAGGGGAATTTGAAGATCCGATAAGCTCTTTGCAACGCAGCGTCGCCCTTCTAACCAGGTCCAAGCGGTCAGAGCGAACGCCAAGCTAATCACGAGTGGAAGCCAAGCGCCTTCAACGAT
This Candidatus Eremiobacterota bacterium DNA region includes the following protein-coding sequences:
- a CDS encoding phage holin family protein produces the protein MNWFLRFLINAIVLYLIAKYVPGFYHNPGIWNAVGAAIVFGLVNMLIGPVLRLISLPLTWVTHGLFSFVINYILFAITIHFVHFYDPASGVNPWLADLYGTIIMTIVSTLMNQGSEAEARRYTS
- the uvrC gene encoding excinuclease ABC subunit UvrC codes for the protein MKQVPAAAQIPDAPGVYLMADERGEILYIGKAISLRSRVRSYFQEGAVHQTRIAAMVEKVADVRTIVVTNEVEALILEANLIKRHQPPFNVRLRDDKRYPYLKVTNEPFPRVVFTRFVRNDGARYFGPYTNAHGLRELIDLVRLVFPLRTCREPIDGRRRRPCLQYHIKRCMAPCVGFQTEEEYNRTIDEVVLFLEGKQESLLARLQREMSESAEHFNFEAAARLRDRIVAVRRVTEAQKVVWRSRLDMDLVAVARARGQACMQVFLVRRGKLIGQEHFILDGVYEQSDEVLTGEFLKQFYTARTAGAAAEPTLSPMRVARDNQAPVPEKRRNAASRPAAASVPKELLVSALPGERETIEQWLSGVKGQRVRILQPQRGTRAEYMRLVQQNAEQNLKAFLAHQEVQETAQARSLTDLADALELPELPHRIECYDVSNIQGTNPTASMVVFVEGRAKKSEYRKFKIQYDRGPNDFAMMQETLRRRLRYLRRETDRTETPIERELAKKEKFNKKPDLLLIDGGKGQLSAVVEVLEELDMTGLAVAGLAKEHEWLYLPHQSDPIVLPSNSPALHLIQRIRDEAHRFAVTYHRQRRAKSMTRSVLDALAGVGPVRKKRLLAAFGSPAAIRRAKVDEIAAIKGMTPALAAKIKQELEGGYRS
- a CDS encoding TrkA family potassium uptake protein; the encoded protein is MRYVIVGCGRVGSALAKLLDSDGHEVIVVDENAGAFKRLGPKFKGHEVVGTGIDYDVLKRAGAASADGFVAVTNGDNRNIMAALIAQRMFKIKRIVARIYDPPRGQMYRELGVQTVCPTTVGAKLIRDVLIEAPWDSLNFDLGKLTSLCALVGPAHAGKRVSEIEESGRIRIAAVRRGVEQVMVASSDLILEEGDEISAVVAPNAISDFAERFPHVTPLSKVPA
- a CDS encoding DedA family protein, whose translation is MEHLQQAVIGLIDHYGYVGLFIALTLGNFGVPIGSEIVLPVSGALTAAGHLRSLWLTVVVALAGELAGGSVGYALGRYGGVPMIERYGKYIHFTHARLIGVHRFFERWGNFAIFVCRFVPFVRGIVAIPAGIAEMNLGAFYLWTFLGSLVFCTFLILLGNAFGSHLSTLLPLLHRGGYFVLAVAVAVLIAGGVVVRLRARQTGAR